The genomic window CTGCCCAGCGCCTCCATGGCGAAGGGCTTGGTCATGACGTGCATGCCGGGGTCCAGGTGCCCGTTGCCGACCACCGCATTCTCGGCATAGCCGGTGATGAACAGCACCTTCAGGTCCGGCCGATCGATCCGCGCCGCATCCGCCATCTGACGCCCGTTCATCCCGCCCGGCAGGCCCACATCGGTCACCAGCAGGTCGATCCGCGCCCCCGATTGCAGCAGCTTCAGCCCTGCCACGCCGTCGGACGCCTCGATGCACTGATAGCCCAGTTCATGTAGGATTTCGGCGACCAGCATCCGCACCGTCGGCTCGTCGTCCACGACCATGACCGTCTCGCCGGCCTGGGCGCGCGGGGCCTGTTCGACCTCGGAGATCAGATCGGCGTCGTCCACCTCGCCGAAATGGCGCGGCAGATACAGGCAGATCATCGCCCCCTCGCCCGCCTCGGAATAGATCCGCACCTGTCCGCCCGACTGGCGCACGAAGCCATAGATCATCGACAGGCCCAGGCCCGTCCCCTCGCCCAGCGGCTTGGTGGTGAAGAAGGGCTCGAACGCGCGCGCCGCCACCTCCGGCGCCATGCCCGTGCCGGTGTCGCTGACGCAGATGGAGACATATTGTCCCGGCTCCAGATCCTGGGCCTTGGCCGTGCGCGCGTCGATCCAGCGATTGCCGGTCTCGATGGTCAGACGCCCCCCGCTCGGCATGGCGTCGCGCGCATTGATGCACAGGTTCAGCACCGCGTTTTCCAGCTGGTGCGCGTCGATCAGCACGGGCCACAGGCCGGCGCCGGCGACCACCTCGACCTCAATGCCCGGCCCTGTCGTGCGCCGCACCAGATCTTCCATCCCGCGGATCAGGCGGTTGGGATCGGTCGGCTTGGGATCCAGGGTCTGACGCCGCGAGAAGGCCAGCAGCCTGTGCGTCAGGGCCGCCGCCCGTTTCGCCGCCCCCTGCGCCGCCACCGTGAACCGCTCCACCTCGGCATGACGCCCCTGCGCGATCCGGTTGGTGATCAGTTCCAGGCTACCGCTGATGCCGGCCAGCAGGTTGTTGAAGTCGTGGGCGATGCCGCCGGTCAACTGTCCGACCGCCTCCATCTTCTGGCTCTGACGCAGCGCCTCCTCGGCCTGCATCAGAGCGCTGGTGCGTTCGGCGACCTGTTCTTCCAGCGTCTCGTTGAACCGCGCCAGTTCGGCCGATTGGCGTCGCAGGTCCTCGATGTCGGTGTTGGAGCCGACCCAGCGCAGGACCCGCCCCTCTTCGTCGTGCACGGGCTCGGCCCGCACCATGAAGGTGCGATAGACGCCGTCGTGGCGGCGGATGCGGAACTCGTTCTCATAGACCTGGCCGCTGGCCAGGGCCTGGACCCATCGCTCGGACGCCCAGTCCAGGTCGTCCGGATGAACGATCTTGCCCCACCCGGTCGTGCCGTCCAACGCGCCCTCTGCCAGGCCGGAGTAGGCATAGACCTGGGGGTTGAACCAATACAGCGACCCATCCGACCAGCTGGCCCAGATCTGGATCGGCGTGGCCTGGGCGAAGACCCGGAACTGGGCCTCGCTGTCGCGCAGGGCCGCCTCGCTGCGCGCGCGCTCGGTCGCCGTGCGCACCCGCTCGGCCACATCGCGCATCAGGCGCAGGTCGCTATCGGTGTAATGGCGCGGCGTCGCATGGTTGACGAAGACCATCGCCACGACCCGCCCCTGCTCCATCAGCGGCATGTTGACGAACGACCCGGCGCTGATGGCCTTCAAAGCCTCGGCCGTATCCGCTGTGCGCGGATCGAGGGCGACGTCGTCGATCGCCACCGTCTCGCCGCGCTTGATGTCCTCGATATAGGACCCGTAATCGCGGAACGACAGGACGCCGGCGATGCTGCTCACCCCCGGCTGGTTGAAGTCGCGCGCGATGGTGATGGTCTCGGCGCCGGTGTCCACCGTCCCGTAGCCCGCCCGGCTGACGCCCATGGTGCGGGCTAGAACCTGGGCCGAGGCCTGGGCGATGTCGCCGGCGTCGGTCAGGTCGCGGATCGCGTCGTTTAGCTCCAGCAGCGCGTTCTGCCGCGTCTCGCTCTGTTTTCGCTCGGTGATGTTGTTGAACAGGATGGCGACCTGCCAGGCGCCCGGCTGGCCGATCCTCAGCGCCTGCACGTCATACCAGCGACCGAAGATGTCGGCCGGGTTCTCGAAGCGGACCGGCTCGCCCGTGCGCGCCACCCCGCCGTACAGGTCGAACCAGTGCTGCTCCAGCCCCGGCGCGATCTCGCTGACCCATTTGCCGTAGGGGTCGACCAGGCCGGTCATCTCCTCGAAGGCCTTGTTGCCCTCGACGATCTTGTAGTCGACCGGCCGATCCGCCGCGTCGAATTTCATCTCGATGACGCAGAAGCCCGTCGCCATCGCCTCGAACACCGCGCCGTACCGGGCCTCGCTCAGCGCCAGCGCCTGGTCCGCCCGGTGGCGATCCGAGACGTCCATCCCCTGGACGAAGATGCCCCAGACCTGACCCTGCGCGTCCTTCAGCGGCTGGTAGACAAAGTCGACGTAACGCTCCACCACCTCCCCGCCCGGCTCGGCCTGGACGGCATAGCGCGCGCTTTCGGCCCGGTGCGGTTCGCCGGTGCGGTAAACCTGGTCCAGCAGATCCAGATACCCTTGCGCCACCGCATCGGGCAGCACTTCGGCCACCGTGCGCCCGACCACCTCGCGGTGGCCGATCACCTTCTGATAGTTGGGATTGGTCAGCTCGAACCGGTGTTCCGGCCCGGTAAGCAGCGCCATGAACCCCGGCGCATGCGCGAACATCTGCGCCAACTGGCTGCGATTGATACCGATAGACAAGGCGTGGTCAGACCCGCTGATAGACACTCAATTCCCCCGAGGACCGTCGTCCGCTGCGCCTAGAACCCGAAGCGCCCCCGCTGGGTTGCACACAATGTGTCCGACACCGAACATAGGCGTCTATCGCCGGGTTTCTGTGGACAAGGCAAGTCGCTGATCCGCAATCGCGAATTTGATCCGTCCACCGATGTTCACAGGCTTGTCCACCGCCGCCGGGCCAATGACGCACATCGGGGCGAGTTCGGGCGCTTGCCTCATAGCCGGTTTCGTCCGAACGTCAACAGGCCAAGGGACACGGGGCAGCGGAAATCCAGGGAGACCTGGACCTCCAGCGAACCGGCCCGGCTCTCCGACCCGGCGCTTCGGGCGATCTTCGGATCGTAACGTGCGACAGGCGGGATCCAGGCTCCAGTCTCCGACGGTCTTCGGATCGACGACAGACAGGAGAACCAGATCGGGATCGACGGACGACGCGGACGCAATGCCGTGGGACGCCGAAGACCAGGAGCGCGACAGGATACAGCCGACCGCCCTTTCGGGTTCGCTCGAAACGGCGCTGACGCCAAGGTCCAGACCCGAACGGCCAAGTCCAACCCGGACTTGGCGAGGGGACGAAGCCGACGGGTCCGCCCGAACGCTTCGTCCCCTCGCTCAATTGGGGCGCCGATGACATGAAATTGCGCTAGACAGCCGCCGCGTCAGATGCACCCATGAAGTGCAGACGGAGACACCCATGCGCGCGATCCTGTTCGGCCTCGGCCTGACCCTGACAACGACATCGGCCTTGGCCAACACGACCGATCAGGCGACGCAGCCTCTTGGAACGTCTCCGGTCCGCATCGATAGCGTCAGGCGGGGTGAACGGACGATCGAGCCGACACTTCTTCAAATTCCCACAACCGAAGTCACGTGTGATGGTGCGACGATTGGTCCAGCGTATGCCGATGATCTGCGGATCGAATCCACACGCCACTATTCCAACGACGGGTCCGTCCTGCAGAAGCCCGAGGTGGTCCTGAACTTCGCCGTCGATGAGACGGGGCGCACTCGCGACATCCGTCCCGCCTCGATGGCCGATCCAATCGATGAAATCATCATTCCGGCGAGAATTCCCTCCGATCAGGAACAGGCCGCCCTTGCCGCCTGGCGCTTCGCAGGCGGGCCTCGCAGCAACTGCCGCCTGACAATCCGCTACATCGCCAAGCCCGTGGCCGAAGCGAGTAGGAACGACCTGCTGCGATACTTCGCCGTCACCCGTACGCGTGGTCCGCTCCGCGACGCCGTCGCCGCGCGCCTGGCTGGCCCAGACGCCAACTGCGGCGGGGATCGTCGCGGCGGCCGCTCGCCGCGCACCGTCAGCCACCCCGACGACAGGATCGGCCAACGGCCTCCGCCTGGTGGTCGGTCCTGGACCGTCCTGCGTTGGGACGTAGACGCTGAGGGCCGGGCCGTGGACGTGGAAACCCTGGGCTCGTCCGGCGACGCCGCCTTCGACGCAGAGACACGTCGCGCCGTCTCGAACACCATCGTCCAGGGCGGCGTGCCGCTGAAAGGTTGCGTCTTCAACTTCCACCGGGGCGGCGACCGCCTGCCTGCGCCGGACCTGCCGGAGCGTGAGGACGACCCGCTGCAAAACTGTCCGGCCGAAGTCCGCTCGCGGTTTCAGGCGCGCGGCGCCCCGGATTCCTTCCCTGTCGCCTTTCGCGAGCGCGGGATCGAGGGCTGGGCCCTGGTGCGGTTCGATCTCGCGACCTGGGGCCAGGTCGGCAATGTCCAGATCATCGACGCCCAACCCGCCGCCGCCTTTGGCGACAGCGGCCGTCGCACGGTCCAATCGGGCCGCGCCGAACCGTCCAATACTTTCGGCGTCCGCTGCGTCGTGCCCGTCCGCTACGTCCTGCCCACCAATCCGGTCAGCGGAGAGCCGGTCCGAGGCGACAGGTCGGACGACAGCGCGGCCGACTGACGCCCCGCCTTCCCAAGGCCCCTATCGCCCCGTAAGTCAGGGGCATGAGCTTGTTGGGGAATCGCCTGCTGACCCGTCGCCGTGCGCTGATCGCGGGCGGGGCGGCTGTGGCGGCGGGAGCGATCGGGCTTCGGGCCTGCGGGCGGGCCGAGGCGCCGGTCGACGAACAGGGCCGCGTGCGCCTGCGGTTCGCCACCGACTGGCGCGCCCAGGCCGAACAGGGCGGATTCTATCAGGCGCTCGCCAGCGGGGCCTATGAGAAGCGCGGGCTGAACGTCCAGATCGTCCAGGGCGGGCCGGGCGTGAACGTGCCGCACCTGCTGGCCTCGGGCGCGGTCGAGCTGGGCATGGGCTCCAACAGCTTCATCCCCCTGAACCTGGTCGCGTCCGGCGCGCCGGTGAAGGCGGTCGCCGCCTTCTTCCAGAAGGACCCGCAGGTTCTGATGGCCCATCCCGACGCGGCGCTGGAGACCATCGCCGATCTGGCCGGCCGGCCCTTCCTGCTGTCCGAGGCCGGGATCAGCACCTTCTGGGTCTGGCTGAAAGCCAAATACAGCTTCACCGACGAGCAATTGCGCCCCTTCGCCTACGACCCCGCCGCCTTCATCGCCAATGCACGGGCGGTGCAGCAGGGCTATCTGACCAGCGATCCCTACGCCATCGAACAGACGGCCGATTTCGACCCGCGCGTCTTTCTGCTGGCCGACGAGGGCTATCCCTCCTACGCCGCCATGGTCCTGGCGCCCAACGCCTTCGCCCGGGACAATGCGGCGGCGCTGCGCAGCTTCATCGCCGCATCGGCCGAGGGCTGGCGCGACTACATCCGGGGTGACGCCTCGGCCGCCGACGCCTTGATCCGCAAGGACAACCCGGACATGACCCAGGCTATGCTGGATCAGGCCCGCGAACGCCTGCGCGACTACGCCATCGTCGATGGCGGCGACGCGGCGCTTTACGGCCTGGGCGCCCTGACCGAGGACCGCTGGCAGGCCTTCTTCGACGTGACCTCAAAGGCGGGGGTTTACGAGTCTGGTCTGAACTGGCGCGACGCCTTCACCGACAACTATCTGCCCGGTCGCGGCTGACACGCGGTCGTTGTCGAATCCCGGCTTCACATTAGCGCGGGATTAAGGGGTCGATCCCTAATGTGTGCGCTGGAATTCCTCTCCGGAGAGCCGCCATGCGCCGCGCCCTCGCAGTTTCGATCGTCCTGACCGCCGTCAATCTGGCGGCCGGCGCCGCCGTGGCGCAACAGGCGCCGACCAACGCCTCGGGCCTGCGCTACCTGTCCTGGCCCGGCAAGCCTCCGGTTGCCGCCCGTGCGACGCCGACGCCCGCCGTCATCCAGGCCGAGACGCCCGCCCCGACCGTGACCGCCGCCAACCGCACCCTGCCCGGCGCCATGCCCCTGGCCCGCCTGTCGCCCGCCCCTTCGACCGCCACGTCGCGCAGCAACGGCCTGACGCCCGCCAGCGCCTGGATGCCCCAGCGTGCCCCGGTGCAGGCCGAGCCTGCGCATAGTGCACCCATAGAGGCCGCCCCCGTAGAAACCACCCCGGCGCAGACGACACGCGTCGCGCCCTCGCCCTATGTTCCGGAACCGCAAGCCTCTGCGCCTCTGCCTCAGCCTGAACCTCAGATGCAGGCCGAGCCTGCGCCCGTCCCACAACAGGCCGCGCAGGCCGAGCCGCAACCCGCGCCCCAGACTGCAGTTCAGCCCGCGCCCCAGCCGGCACAGGCGGCCGTCGCCGACCCGATGGCCCCGCGCCGCGACGCCCCCATCTATCGGCTGCAACGGCCCCAGGCCGGCGCGCCGCTGGACGCCGCCGCCGTCGCCGCCAGCGGTCAGGCCGCCCCGACGCCCACAGCCGGCGACAACAGCGCCCGCTACTATTCGGTCCACCGCCAGGCCGGCCGTCACCCCGACGCCATCCCTGCGCCGCAGCAGACCTACCTCGACGCCATGCCTGTCCAGATGGCCCAGACGCCGCAATCCAGCGACCTGGCCCAGCCGGATGGTCCGCCCGCCCTGATCCGCAACGCCAACGGCGCCCTGCGCGCCGTGCCACAGACCGAAGCCGACAATCTGCCATGAGCGATCGTGCCGTGATTGAACCTGCCGAGATCAAGGGCTCGCGCCTGCCGGAACTCATTGGGTTGGCCAGCGAGGAGTCCAGCGAAAAGCGCCGCCTGCTTCTGCGCGAACTGACCGAGCATTTCTTCGGCGTGCCAGCCCCCAACGCCAATGAGAACGTGCTTTACGGCGCCGTGCTGGCCAAGCTGTCCGACGAGATGGAGGTCGCGGTTCGCGCCGAGCTGGCCGCGCGGTTCGCCCACGCGCCCAATGCGCCCCACAGCCTGATCCGACGCTTCGCCGACGACGAGCTCGAAGTCGCCGAAGAGGTGCTGCGCGCCTCCACCGTCCTGACCGACGACGACCTGATCCAGATCGTTCGCAAGCGCAGCCAGGGCCATCTGCGCGCCGTCTCGGGCCGCGCGACTGTGTCCGAGGCCGTCTCGGACGTCATCGTCGAACACGGCGACGACCACACGCTGGACACCCTGCTGCGAAACGACGGCGCCCGGTTGTCGCGCGCGGCGTCCGAAACCGCCGTCGAACGCGCCAAGGCCAATCCGGCGCTGCACGCCGCCACGGTCGAGCGCCAGAGCCTGCCCGCCGATCTGCTGAACGAGATGTATTTCGTCGTCGAGGCCCGCCTGCGTCACCAGATTCTGGAACAGAACGCCCGTATGGACCCGGCCCTGCTGGAGGCGGCGCTGACCGCCGGCCGCACCCGCGTCGCCACCCATGACGGCTCCCTGCCCGCCGACTACGTCGAGAACCTGGCCTATATCGACGAGCTTCAGGCGGCCGGGCAGCTGACGCCTCAGACCCTGATCCGCTTCCTGCGGTCCAACGCCAAGACCCAGTTCCTGATCGCCCTGTCGAAGCTGGCCGACGTGGACTTCCACACCGCGCGAGGGATCGTTGAGCGCAAGGATCTCGACGCCCTGTCGGTGGTCTGCAAGGCGGCCGACATGGACCGCGCCGTCTATCTGACCTACGCCGTGGCCATCCTGGGCGCCGAGGACAATCCGATGGGCAAGGCCGCCGCCTATGGCCGCATGTACGGCGAACTGACCCGCGACGCGGCGCTGCGCACCCTGCGCTTCTGGCGCATGCGCCGGACCGCCCAGGCGGCGTAACGCCTCACTGACCTCTCCCTTCCCCTGCGGGGGACGGTGGCTGAGGCGCAGCCGAAGCCGGGTGGGGACGGCAAGCAACGTCCCACCATCCTTCTTGTTTCAAGAAAGTGAGTCCCTGCCGGGCCGGCCCCACCCGGTCGCTACGCGACCACCCTCCCCCGCCGGGGGAGGGAGAATGCTCGTGCCGCCAAAACCAAAAACGCCCGCCTCCTGTCGGAAGCGGGCGTCTCCAGACCGGAACTGATCCGGCTCACTTCTTCGCGCGGGTTCCGGCGGCGCGGGCGGGCTTGCGACCGCCCTGGCCCAGGCCCATCGACTTGGCCAATTCCGAACGCGCCTTGGCGTAGTTCGGGGCGACCATCGGATAGTCTTTCGGCAGACCCCACTTGGCGCGGTATTCTTCGGGGCTCATGTCGTATTTGGTGCGCAGGTGGCGCTTCAACGACTTGAACTTGCGGCCGTCTTCCAGGCAGATCAGAAAATCGGGGGCGATCGACTTGCGGATCGGCACCGCCGGTTCCTTGGGTTCAGGTTCGGCCTCGACCGGACCGTTCGACACGCCCGACAGCGCCGCGTGAATATTGGCGATAAGCGCAGGCAAGGCCTCTGCCGAGACCGAGTTGTTGCCGACATAGGCCGACACGATGTCTGCGGTCATTTCCAGCAGTTCGGGCTTATCTTCCATTATCGACTTCGCTTTCCTGATCTATTGAGTTCGGCTGATTCTCCAACCGAACGATGCGTATAGCGTCATAGTGTTATTTCAACTTGAAAGCAAACACGCGCCAAAGAGGTGCGATACGCACGTCTATGCAGTCGAAGTTAATGGCTAGAGCTAGCGGCCGAAGTCTTCGGCCAGCACCATCATCGCCGCGCGTTCGGGCGCCGAATATTCATCGACGGCGTCATCCTCGCCGTCGCGAATGGCGCGCAACAGCGTGGGCGTCAGGGCCGACGACAAGGACCAGTTCCAGTAACGCAACACCGTCTGGGCGCGATCAACGGCCAACATTTCATAAGTGATCTGGACCCGCTCCCAATCGGGATGGATATGACCGTCCGCCGTCGTCTCGGGCCGCCGCATCGAGCGCCACAGATTGGTCAGATCGACGCGCGACATCCCCGTCGCCTTGCACAGGATGGCCAGCGGCTCGCCGCCGGGATCGCCCAGAAGCTTGGCCCCCGTCAGCGGTTTGATCCCGGCCAGGAAGGCGATTTCGGACGCCGTCTCGCGCGTCAGGCCGTCGCGGGCGGCGACCATGACCGCGTGTTCCAGATTGTCGAACGGGCTTTTTTCGACGGCGGCGCGGTTCCTCTGTCGACGCTCGATGAACTGCAACGCCTTGCGCGCGACCGGGTCGGACCAGCCTTCCTGATTGGCCATGGGAAAGACGTCCTCCGACGCCTCCTGCATGACTTCGCGGGACACGGCGAACCGTTGCAGGATGGTGCGGCGATCCTCGGGCGCGCACCACCAGAACATGACATAGGCGCCCGACGGCCTCAGCTCGGGCCGCTTCAGCAAGGGGTTGCACAGGCCCGGCGACTGGCGGCTCAGGCCCACGACCGTCTCGACGCCCAACTGCGACAGGCGCGCGGTCGTGTTGCGCAGCACCGCCTCGATCACCTCCATCTCGCCGAACGAGAACAGGGTCTCGGTCACGATCTCCGACAGGCCCCGGCGCACCGCCAGCAGCATCCGATGCTCGAAGCCGGCGTCGCGCGCGCAGCCGACGAGGTCCGCATCGCTCAGCGACGCGCATTGTTCGATCAGCAGGGCGGCGACATCCGGATCGTCGCGCAACAGAATGCGCGCCACGCTGTTGGGCAGTTCAGCCAGCGGCGCCAGACGCGAGGCCACGCGCTTGCGCTCGTCGTGCGAGGCCAGCCGCAGCATCTCGACCAGCAGGTCGCCCGTCACCGCCCGCTCGAAGGCGTTGATACGGCTGGCAGGCAGGGACATCACATCGGCCAGACGCTTCAGCAGCGCCCGGCGCGCACGCAGCGGCGGCGGCGTCGCCTCTTCCCCGATCATGGCTGCCAGATCGCCCATCCCTCCACCTTAGACGCGAGCGGTTAACCGGGCGTGAGCCGGATCAAAGCCCCTCAAACAAGGCCGTCGAAAGATAGCGTTCTGCGAAGGACGGGATGATCACCACAATGGTCTTGCCCGCATTCTCCTCGCGCGCGGCGATGCGGAAGGCGGCGGTCAGGGCCGCGCCCGAGCTGATGCCGACGGGGATACCCTCGACCCGAGCGGCCTTTCTGGCCATGTCGAAACTGTCGTCGTTCGACACCTGCTCGACCCCATCGACCACCGACGGATCATAGATGGCGGGCACGAAGCCGGCGCCGATGCCCTGGATCTTGTGCGGGCCGGGCGCGCCGCCGGACAGCACCGGAGAGGCCTCGGGCTCGACGGCGATGAACTGCACAGACGC from Brevundimonas fontaquae includes these protein-coding regions:
- a CDS encoding PAS domain S-box protein is translated as MSIGINRSQLAQMFAHAPGFMALLTGPEHRFELTNPNYQKVIGHREVVGRTVAEVLPDAVAQGYLDLLDQVYRTGEPHRAESARYAVQAEPGGEVVERYVDFVYQPLKDAQGQVWGIFVQGMDVSDRHRADQALALSEARYGAVFEAMATGFCVIEMKFDAADRPVDYKIVEGNKAFEEMTGLVDPYGKWVSEIAPGLEQHWFDLYGGVARTGEPVRFENPADIFGRWYDVQALRIGQPGAWQVAILFNNITERKQSETRQNALLELNDAIRDLTDAGDIAQASAQVLARTMGVSRAGYGTVDTGAETITIARDFNQPGVSSIAGVLSFRDYGSYIEDIKRGETVAIDDVALDPRTADTAEALKAISAGSFVNMPLMEQGRVVAMVFVNHATPRHYTDSDLRLMRDVAERVRTATERARSEAALRDSEAQFRVFAQATPIQIWASWSDGSLYWFNPQVYAYSGLAEGALDGTTGWGKIVHPDDLDWASERWVQALASGQVYENEFRIRRHDGVYRTFMVRAEPVHDEEGRVLRWVGSNTDIEDLRRQSAELARFNETLEEQVAERTSALMQAEEALRQSQKMEAVGQLTGGIAHDFNNLLAGISGSLELITNRIAQGRHAEVERFTVAAQGAAKRAAALTHRLLAFSRRQTLDPKPTDPNRLIRGMEDLVRRTTGPGIEVEVVAGAGLWPVLIDAHQLENAVLNLCINARDAMPSGGRLTIETGNRWIDARTAKAQDLEPGQYVSICVSDTGTGMAPEVAARAFEPFFTTKPLGEGTGLGLSMIYGFVRQSGGQVRIYSEAGEGAMICLYLPRHFGEVDDADLISEVEQAPRAQAGETVMVVDDEPTVRMLVAEILHELGYQCIEASDGVAGLKLLQSGARIDLLVTDVGLPGGMNGRQMADAARIDRPDLKVLFITGYAENAVVGNGHLDPGMHVMTKPFAMEALGSRIRELIEN
- a CDS encoding TonB family protein → MRAILFGLGLTLTTTSALANTTDQATQPLGTSPVRIDSVRRGERTIEPTLLQIPTTEVTCDGATIGPAYADDLRIESTRHYSNDGSVLQKPEVVLNFAVDETGRTRDIRPASMADPIDEIIIPARIPSDQEQAALAAWRFAGGPRSNCRLTIRYIAKPVAEASRNDLLRYFAVTRTRGPLRDAVAARLAGPDANCGGDRRGGRSPRTVSHPDDRIGQRPPPGGRSWTVLRWDVDAEGRAVDVETLGSSGDAAFDAETRRAVSNTIVQGGVPLKGCVFNFHRGGDRLPAPDLPEREDDPLQNCPAEVRSRFQARGAPDSFPVAFRERGIEGWALVRFDLATWGQVGNVQIIDAQPAAAFGDSGRRTVQSGRAEPSNTFGVRCVVPVRYVLPTNPVSGEPVRGDRSDDSAAD
- a CDS encoding ABC transporter substrate-binding protein, coding for MSLLGNRLLTRRRALIAGGAAVAAGAIGLRACGRAEAPVDEQGRVRLRFATDWRAQAEQGGFYQALASGAYEKRGLNVQIVQGGPGVNVPHLLASGAVELGMGSNSFIPLNLVASGAPVKAVAAFFQKDPQVLMAHPDAALETIADLAGRPFLLSEAGISTFWVWLKAKYSFTDEQLRPFAYDPAAFIANARAVQQGYLTSDPYAIEQTADFDPRVFLLADEGYPSYAAMVLAPNAFARDNAAALRSFIAASAEGWRDYIRGDASAADALIRKDNPDMTQAMLDQARERLRDYAIVDGGDAALYGLGALTEDRWQAFFDVTSKAGVYESGLNWRDAFTDNYLPGRG
- a CDS encoding DUF2336 domain-containing protein — its product is MSDRAVIEPAEIKGSRLPELIGLASEESSEKRRLLLRELTEHFFGVPAPNANENVLYGAVLAKLSDEMEVAVRAELAARFAHAPNAPHSLIRRFADDELEVAEEVLRASTVLTDDDLIQIVRKRSQGHLRAVSGRATVSEAVSDVIVEHGDDHTLDTLLRNDGARLSRAASETAVERAKANPALHAATVERQSLPADLLNEMYFVVEARLRHQILEQNARMDPALLEAALTAGRTRVATHDGSLPADYVENLAYIDELQAAGQLTPQTLIRFLRSNAKTQFLIALSKLADVDFHTARGIVERKDLDALSVVCKAADMDRAVYLTYAVAILGAEDNPMGKAAAYGRMYGELTRDAALRTLRFWRMRRTAQAA
- a CDS encoding MucR family transcriptional regulator, encoding MEDKPELLEMTADIVSAYVGNNSVSAEALPALIANIHAALSGVSNGPVEAEPEPKEPAVPIRKSIAPDFLICLEDGRKFKSLKRHLRTKYDMSPEEYRAKWGLPKDYPMVAPNYAKARSELAKSMGLGQGGRKPARAAGTRAKK
- a CDS encoding DUF2336 domain-containing protein, whose product is MGDLAAMIGEEATPPPLRARRALLKRLADVMSLPASRINAFERAVTGDLLVEMLRLASHDERKRVASRLAPLAELPNSVARILLRDDPDVAALLIEQCASLSDADLVGCARDAGFEHRMLLAVRRGLSEIVTETLFSFGEMEVIEAVLRNTTARLSQLGVETVVGLSRQSPGLCNPLLKRPELRPSGAYVMFWWCAPEDRRTILQRFAVSREVMQEASEDVFPMANQEGWSDPVARKALQFIERRQRNRAAVEKSPFDNLEHAVMVAARDGLTRETASEIAFLAGIKPLTGAKLLGDPGGEPLAILCKATGMSRVDLTNLWRSMRRPETTADGHIHPDWERVQITYEMLAVDRAQTVLRYWNWSLSSALTPTLLRAIRDGEDDAVDEYSAPERAAMMVLAEDFGR